A genomic window from Chelonoidis abingdonii isolate Lonesome George chromosome 26, CheloAbing_2.0, whole genome shotgun sequence includes:
- the PYM1 gene encoding partner of Y14 and mago isoform X2 produces MDFVLCRYENKYVKFFKSKPDLPPGLSPEASVQPGKQATKAESGETGLSKTAKRNLKRKEKRKQQQEKGERETDELIQSLEKATLSGGSSRDRDPPGDGKSALQQQQACGGKALGDGDSSASEKTKKMKNLKKKLRQMEELQQRLDSGEIKQPTKEQLEKLARRKALEEELEDLELDL; encoded by the coding sequence TAAGTATGTGAAGTTTTTCAAAAGCAAACCAGACCTGCCCCCTGGTCTGAGCCCTGAGGCTAGCGTGCAGCCGGGCAAGCAGGCCACCAAGGCGGAGAGCGGCGAGACTGGCCTGTCCAAGACAGCCAAGAGGAACTTGAAACGTAAGGagaagaggaagcagcagcaggagaagggggagagggagacagacGAACTGATCCAGTCACTGGAGAAGGCCACCCTCtcggggggcagcagcagggacagggaccCCCCGGGGGATGGTAAGtcggccctgcagcagcagcaggcctgcGGCGGAAAGGCCCTCGGGGACGGGGACTCCTCAGCGTCTGAGAAAACAAAGAAGATGAAAAACCTGAAAAAGAAGCTGCGGcagatggaggagctgcagcagcggctggaCTCGGGGGAAATAAAGCAGCCGACGAAAGAGCAGCTGGAGAAGCTGGCGCGGCGGAAAGCgttggaggaggagctggaggaccTGGAACTGGATTTGTAA